The Malus domestica chromosome 06, GDT2T_hap1 genome has a segment encoding these proteins:
- the LOC103445262 gene encoding catalase isozyme 1-like has protein sequence MDPYKYRPSSAFNSPFWTTNAGAPVSNNNSSLTVGPRGPVLLEDYHLVEKLANFDRERIPERVVHARGASAKGFFEVTHDISHLSCADFLRAPGVQTPVIVRFSTVIHERGSPETIRDPRGFAVKFYTREGNWDLVGNNFPVFFVRDAMKFPDVIHAFKPNPKSHIQEYWRVLDFLSHHPESLLTFAFLFDDVGVPQDYRHMEGFGVHAYTLISKAGKVHYVKFHWKPTCGVKCLLEDEAIKVGGANHSHATKDLYDSIEAGNYPEWKLFIQIMDPDHEDRFDFDPLDDTKTWPEDLLPLQPVGRLVLNKNIDNFFAENEQLAFNPALVVPGIYYSNDKMLQTRLFAYSDTQRHRLGPNYLQLPVNAPKCAHHNNHYDGSMNFMHRDEEIDYFPSRFDPVRHAETFPIPSNIFTGKREKCVIEKENNFKQPGERYRSWAPDRQERFLHRWVDVLSEPRVTHEIRSIWISYWSQADRSFGQKLASRLNVRPSI, from the exons ATGGATCCTTACAAG TACCGCCCTTCAAGTGCTTTCAATTCCCCGTTCTGGACCACCAATGCCGGTGCTCCAGTTTCGAACAACAACTCTTCTCTCACTGTAGGACCCAGAG GTCCGGTTCTGCTTGAGGACTACCATCTGGTGGAGAAACTCGCCAACTTTGATAGAGAACGGATCCCAGAGCGTGTTGTCCATGCTAGGGGAGCCAGTGCAAAAGGTTTCTTTGAGGTCACTCATGATATTTCTCACCTTTCATGTGCTGACTTCCTTCGAGCCCCTGGAGTTCAGACACCTGTCATTGTGCGTTTCTCCACTGTTATCCATGAGCGTGGCAGCCCTGAAACCATAAGGGATCCTCGTGGTTTTGCAGTGAAGTTTTACACCAGAGAG GGTAATTGGGACTTGGTGGGAAACAATTTCCCCGTCTTTTTTGTCCGTGATGCAATGAAATTCCCGGACGTGATCCATGCTTTCAAACCGAACCCTAAGTCCCACATCCAAGAATATTGGAGGGTCCTTGACTTCTTATCTCACCATCCAGAAAGCCTGCTCACGTTCGCCTTCCTATTCGATGACGTGGGAGTTCCACAAGATTACAGGCACATGGAAGGCTTTGGTGTACACGCCTATACTCTTATCAGCAAGGCCGGGAAGGTACACTACGTGAAATTTCATTGGAAGCCCACTTGTGGAGTCAAGTGTTTGTTGGAGGACGAGGCTATTAAGGTTGGAGGAGCTAATCACAGCCACGCTACCAAGGATCTCTATGACTCAATTGAAGCTGGCAACTACCCGGAGTGGAAACTTTTTATTCAGATAATGGATCCTGATCATGAAGACAGATTTGACTTTGACCCACTTGATGATACTAAGACCTGGCCCGAAGATCTTCTTCCCCTGCAGCCTGTTGGCCGTTTGGTACTGAATAAGAACATTGATAACTTCTTTGCAGAGAATGAACAACTTGCTTTCAACCCTGCCCTTGTTGTCCCTGGTATCTATTATTCAAATGATAAGATGCTCCAAACTCGACTCTTCGCCTATTCTGATACTCAGAGGCACCGTCTTGGCCCCAACTATCTGCAGCTCCCAGTTAATGCTCCCAAGTGTGCTCATCACAACAATCACTATGACGGATCTATGAATTTCATGCACAGAGATGAGGAG ATTGACTACTTCCCATCAAGGTTTGATCCTGTTCGCCATGCTGAGACCTTCCCAATTCCTTCTAATATTTTCACTGGAAAGCGTGAGAAG TGCGTCATTGAGAAGGAGAACAACTTCAAGCAACCTGGAGAGAGATACAGATCTTGGGCACCCGACAG GCAAGAGCGATTCCTCCACCGATGGGTTGATGTCCTATCCGAACCTCGTGTCACCCATGAAATTCGCAGCATTTGGATCTCATACTGGTCTCAG GCTGACCGATCCTTTGGTCAAAAACTGGCGTCTCGTCTTAACGTGAGGCCGAGCATTTGA
- the LOC103412104 gene encoding catalase isozyme 1 has translation MDPYRHRPSSAFNSPFWTTNSGAPVWNNNSSLTVGPRGPILLEDYHLVEKLANFDRERIPERVVHARGASAKGFFEVTHDISHLTCADFLRAPGVQTPVIVRFSTVIHERGSPETLRDPRGFAVKFYTREGNFDLVGNNFPVFFVRDGMKFPDMVHALKPNPKSHIQENWRILDFFSHHPESLHMFTFLLDDLGVPQDYRHMEGSGVNTYTLISKAGKAHYVKFHWKPTCGVKCLLEDEAIKVGGANHSHATKDLYDSIAAGNYPEWKLFIQTIDPDQEDRFDFDPLDVTKTWPEDILPLQPVGRLVLNKNIDNFFAENEQLAFCPAIVVPGVYYSDDKLLQTRIFSYSDTQRHRLGPNYLQLPVNAPKCSHHNNHHEGFMNFMHRDEEVNYFPSRYDPARHAETFPIPSNICTGKREKCVIEKENNFKQPGERYRSWAPDRQERFLHRWVDVLSEPRVTHEIRSIWISYWSQADRSFGQKLASRLNVRPSI, from the exons ATGGATCCTTACAGG CACCGCCCTTCAAGTGCTTTCAATTCCCCGTTCTGGACCACCAATTCCGGTGCTCCAGTTTGGAACAACAACTCTTCTCTCACTGTTGGACCGAGAG GTCCAATTCTGCTCGAGGACTACCATCTGGTGGAGAAACTCGCCAATTTTGATAGAGAACGGATCCCAGAGCGTGTTGTCCATGCTAGGGGAGCCAGTGCAAAAGGTTTCTTTGAGGTCACCCATGATATTTCTCACCTTACATGTGCTGACTTCCTTCGAGCCCCTGGAGTTCAGACACCTGTCATTGTGCGTTTCTCCACTGTTATCCATGAGCGTGGCAGCCCTGAAACCCTGAGGGATCCTCGTGGTTTTGCGGTGAAGTTTTACACCAGAGAG GGTAATTTTGATTTGGTGGGAAACAATTTCCCCGTCTTTTTTGTCCGCGATGGAATGAAATTCCCGGACATGGTCCATGCTCTCAAACCAAACCCTAAGTCCCACATCCAAGAGAATTGGAGGATCCTTGACTTCTTCTCCCACCATCCAGAAAGCCTCCACATGTTCACCTTCCTGTTGGATGACCTGGGAGTTCCACAAGATTACAGGCACATGGAAGGGTCTGGTGTTAACACCTATACTCTTATCAGTAAGGCCGGGAAGGCACACTACGTGAAATTTCATTGGAAACCCACTTGTGGAGTCAAGTGTTTGTTGGAGGATGAGGCTATTAAGGTTGGAGGAGCTAATCACAGCCACGCTACCAAGGATCTCTATGACTCCATTGCAGCTGGCAACTACCCGGAGTGGAAACTTTTTATTCAGACAATTGATCCTGATCAAGAAGACAGATTTGACTTTGACCCACTTGATGTTACTAAGACCTGGCCTGAAGATATTCTTCCCCTGCAGCCGGTTGGCCGTTTGGTGCTGAATAAGAACATTGATAACTTCTTTGCAGAGAATGAACAACTTGCTTTCTGCCCTGCCATTGTTGTCCCTGGTGTCTACTATTCAGATGATAAGTTGCTCCAAACTCGAATCTTCTCCTATTCTGATACTCAGAGGCACCGTCTTGGCCCGAACTATTTGCAGCTCCCAGTTAATGCTCCCAAGTGTTCTCATCACAACAATCACCATGAAGGATTTATGAATTTCATGCATAGGGATGAGGAG GTTAATTACTTCCCATCAAGGTATGATCCTGCTCGCCATGCTGAGACCTTCCCAATTCCTTCTAATATCTGCACTGGAAAGCGTGAGAAG TGCGTCATTGAGAAGGAGAACAACTTCAAGCAACCTGGAGAGAGATACAGATCTTGGGCACCCGACAG GCAAGAGCGATTCCTCCACCGATGGGTTGATGTCCTATCCGAACCTCGTGTCACCCATGAAATTCGCAGCATTTGGATCTCATACTGGTCTCAG GCTGACCGATCCTTTGGTCAAAAACTGGCGTCTCGTCTTAACGTGAGGCCGAGCATTTGA